The segment TTGCCGGCGGAGGGGGTCAACGCCCTCAACATCTATAGTCCGCTCCACTGGGCACTCAAGCTCCAGAACCCTGAGAACCTCGCCTTTACCCGCGCGTATCGGACGCGGTTTAAGCGAGACGCAAGCGTGTTCGCGATGCAGGGCTACGACGCGGCGCGGGTGATCGTCGAGGGCCTCAACCGCACGGGCGGCAACACCACGGACAAAGACCGGCTCGTCGAGGCGATGGCCGCGGTCAAGTTTGCGAGCCCGCGGGGACAGTTCGAGTTCGACCCGAACACCCACAACGTGATCCAGAACATCTACGTCCGGCAGGTCCGGCAGATTGGCAGCGATCTCGCGAACGTCGTGTTTGTCAACCTCGGCCGGGTCACCGATCCGGGCAAGTAAGATCTCGTCCGCGCCGATAGCCCCGCGTCTCGTGCCGGCGGCCGCGCTCGGCCGGCCGCCGGCCGGCCGTCCCGCGGGAGCGGCGGTCTTGTGACATTCTATCTGTTGCAGGCGCTCAACGGCTGCGCCTACGGCATGCTGCTGTTTCTGCTCGCGGCCGGTCTCTCGCTGATCTTCGGACTCATGGAGATCGTGAACCTCGCCCACGGCGGGTTCTACCTGCTCGGCGCGTATCTGGGCCTCTCGATCTTCCGGTGGACCGGGTCGTTCTGGCTCGCGCTTGCGATCGCGCCGCTGATCACCGGCGGCGCGGGATTCCTGTTGGAGTGGCCGTTTCTCCGGCCGCTGTACCGGCGCACGCACCTCGATCAGATCCTGCTGACGTTCGGGTTCGCCTTCGTCCTGACCGACCTCACGCGCTGGTTGTGGGGCGCCGACGTCCAGTCCCTGCCGGCGCCCCGCGGGCTCGACCAGTCGGTCGTCATCCTCGGCACGCTCTTTCCCGCGTATCGGCTGTTCGTGATCGGCGCCGGCGCGGCGCTCGCGCTCGGACTCTGGCTCGGCCTCGTGCGGTCGCGCCTGGGGGCGGTCGTGCGGGCGGGGGTCGCCAACCGGGAGATGACCCAGGCGCTCGGAATCGACGTCGCGGCGGTCTTCACGGGCGTGTTCGTCTTCGGCACGGCACTGGCGGGACTGGCCGGCGTCGCGGCCGCGCCCATCCTCGGCGTGTTCCCCGGCGTCGACTTCGACATCCTCATCGTGACACTCATCGTCGTGGTCGTGGGCGGGCTGGGAACCTTTAGCGGCGCGTTCTGGGGCAGCCTGCTCATCGGCGAGGCCGACACGTTCGGTAAAGTGCTCGTGCCGCAGGCCGCGCTCGTGGTGATCTACCTCGTCATGGCGGCGGTGCTCCTCGCGCGCCCGGCCGGGCTCTTCGGAGGACGGGCCCGGTGAACCGCGCGCCCGGGGCCCGTGCGTTCCTCCCGGCGTCCGGCATCCGGGGCGGCCGCCGGCTTGTCCTGCTCGTCGTCGCGGCGGCGCTCCTCCTGGTGCCGTTGACCGGCTCGCGTTTCGCCGCGACAACGCTGACGGAGATGCTCGTCTTTGCGATCTTCGCGATGAGCCTCGACCTGCTGGTCGGCTACACCGGGCTCGTGTCACTGGGCCACGCCGCGCCCTTCGGCGTGGCGGCGTACACCGTCGCGCTCCTCAGCACGCACGGGACCGCGGCGCTCGCCGCGACGCTGCCGGCCGCGCTCGTCGCCGGCACCGCGGCCGCCGCGTTGATCGGCGTGTTCGCGCTGAGGGCCGCGGGCGTCTACTTCCTCATGCTCACGCTGGCGTTCGCGCAGATGGCCTTCGCCGTGGCCCACGAATGGGCCGGCGTGACCGGCGGCACCAACGGCCTCTCCGGCATTCCGCGCCCGGCGCTGCCCGCCGCCGACCTCGGCGGCGCGGTCCCCTTCTACTACCTCGTCCTGCTGCTCGCCGGGCTCGCCGCGGTCGTGCTCGCGCGGATCACCCGCTCGCCGTTCGGCGCGGCGCTCGCCGGGGTGCGGGAGAACGAAGCCCGAATGCGCGCCATGGGATACGACACGTTCCGGCTCAAAATGGCGGCGTTCGTCATCGCGGGCGCCGCGGCCGCGCTGAGCGGCGCCCTGTACGCCTATTACAATGGCTTCGTCTCCCCCGACGTCCTCTACTGGACCACCTCCGGGCAGGTGCTCGTCATGGTGCTGCTCGGCGGCGCCGGGACGCTCGCCGGCCCCGCGGCCGGGGCGGCGGCAGTCCTCCTGCTGCAAAACCTGGCCAGCTCGTACACGGAGCGCTGGACCCTGATCCTCGGCGCGGCGTTCATTCTCGTCGTGCTCGCCGCGCCGAGCGGGCTGGCCGGCGTGGCGGCGCGCCTCGGCGGCCCGCTGCGCCGGCTCCGCGCCGCCAATCCGGGCGCCGGACCGCTCCCGCCGGCCCCGTCCGAAGGCGCCGCGCGGTAGGCCTGTGGACGCGATCCTCGCGATTGAGCGTCTGACGCGGCGGTTCGGCGGCCTGGTCGCCCTGCGCGATGTGTCGCTGTCGGTCGTCCCCGGCGAGCGGCACGCGGTCATCGGCCCCAACGGCGCCGGGAAGACGACGCTCTTCAACGTCGTAAGCGGCGAGCTCGCGCCGACGTCCGGCCGCGTGAGCCTCCTCGGCAGCGGCATCACGGGCCTCCCGTCGCACGAGATCGCGCGGCGGGGCCTCGCGCGCACGTTCCAGCGCAACAATCTCCTGTTCAGCCTGACCGCGCTCGAAAATGTGCGCCTCGCCGCCCAGGCCTGCACGCCCGCCACCCGGCGCCTGTTCACGCCCGTCCACCGGCTGCCGCACCTCGAGGAACGTGCCCGAGTCCTGCTCGATCGGATGGACCTCGCCGATCGCGCCGCGGCGCCGGCGCGAAGCCTGTCCTACGGCGAGCAGCGGCAGCTCGAGGTGGCGATCGCGCTGGCCGGGCGGCCGAAGGTCCTCCTCCTCGATGAGCCGACCTCGGGAATGTCGCCGGCGGAGACCGCGCGCATGACCGCGCTGCTGGACCGGCTCGGGCGCGAGCAGACGGTGGTCATCATCGAGCACGACATGGACGTCGTCTTCGCGCTCGCGGACCGGATCACGGTGCTGTATCTCGGCGAGGTCATCGCCTCCGGGACCCCGGAGGCGGTGCGGGCCGACCCGCGGGTCCAGGAAGTCTATCTCGGAACCGGGGAGGGCCTCGAGGGATGACGTCCGCCGGCACGCCCGCACCCCGGCCTGCGCCGCTGCTGGATCTCGACGCGGTGCACACGTACTACGGTGAGTCGCACGTGCTCCAGGGCGTCAGCCTGCAGGTCGAAGCCGGCCGCATCGTGTGCCTCGTCGGCCGGAACGGCGCCGGCAAGACCACGACGGTGCGGACGGTGATGGGGTTCACGCCGCCGCGCAGCGGCCGGATCCTGTACGACGGACGGCCGATCACCGGCACGCCGCCGCACCGCGTGGCGCGACTCGGGATCGCGCTCGTCCCTCAGGGGCGGGGCATCTTCCCCGACCTCACCGTGCGGCAGCACCTCACCCTCGCACGCCGCCCGAACGGCTGGTCCGCGGATCGGGCCGCGGCGCGCTTTCCGATCCTCCAGGAGCGGGGCGGGCAGCCGGCCGGGCTGCTCTCGGGCGGGGAACAGCAGATGCTCGCGATCGCGCGGGCGCTGACGATGGCCCCGCGGCTTGTCGTCCTGGATGAGCCGAGCGACGGTCTCGCCCCGCTCTTTGTGGCGCGAGTCCGGGACATTCTCCGCGAGATGCGCGCCGAGGGGCTCGGCGTGCTTCTCGTCGAGCAGAACCTGGCGCTCGCCCGCGCCGTGGCCGACCGGCTCTACGTGCTCAACAAGGGCCGCGTCGTCTTCGAGGGCGCCCCGGCGGACCTCGACGCGGCGCCGGACGTACGGGCCCAGTACCTGGGCGTCTAACCGCGCGGCCCGCTGGTGTGCCGCGGGAGCCGATCCAGGAGGGGCAGCAAACCGAGGGACGGTGGTATGAGATGAAAACGCGGGCCGCGGTGCTCTTCGAAGTTGGCGCGAGGCTCGAGATCCGGGACGTGGAGGTCAAACCTCCGCAGGCCGGAGAGGTGCTGGTCCGGATGGCCGCCGGCGGCGTGTGCCACACCGACCTGCACGTCATGACCGGCCACCTGCCGGCGCCGCTCCCCGCGGTGCTTGGGCACGAGGGAGCGGGGATCGTCGCGGAGGTGGGACCGGGCGTCGGATCGCTCCGGCCCGGCGACCACGTCATTCCCCTGTGGCGGTTGAGCTGCGGCGAGTGCGAGTACTGCACGGGCGGACGTCCGGCGCTCTGCCCGGCCGGCACCGAGATCCGCCGGACCGGCTGCTTCGCCGACGGGACCACGCGCTTTGCGCTTGCGGACCGGGAGCTCAAGCACTTCTGCGGCGTGTCGGCCTTCTCGGAGTTCTCCGTGATCCCGGAGCGGGCGCTGCTCAAGATCCCAGACGATCTGCCCCTCGATCGCGCCGCCCTCTTCGGCTGCGCGGTGATCTGCGGAGTGGGCGCGGTCGTGAACGCCGCGCGGGTCAAGCCGGGGAGCAGCGTCGCCGTCTTCGGCGCCGGTGGAGTGGGCCTCAACGTCGTACAGGGCGCCGCGCTCGCCGGCGCGGCGCAGATTATCGCCGTGGATCTGCTGGACGGCAAGCTCGAGTATGCCCGGCGGTTCGGCGCGACGCATACGGTGAACGCGTCGTCGGCCGACCCGGTGGAGCAGGTGCGCGCGCTCACCGGGGGACGCGGGGTCGACTACGCGTTCGAGGCGATCGGCATCCCGGCCGTCATGCGGCAGGCATACGACACGCTGGCCAAGCGCGGGACCGCGGTCGTTGTCGGCGTGACGCCGATGGCCGCGGAGGTCTCGGTCCCGGTGATGTCGCTCGTCTTTGAGGAGCGCACCCTGACAGGATCGTTATACGGGGCGAGCCGGCCCCGCACCGACATCCCGATGCTCATCGACCTGTATCGAGCCGGTAAGTTGAAGATCGACGAACTGCTGACGCGGACCTATCCGTTCGAGGAGATCAACGAGGCATACGGCGCGCTCGAACGCGGTGAGGTGGCGCGGACCGTCGTGATCTTTTGACGCCCCGATGAGCCCGGCATCCGCAGCCATTGACGCCGGCCGGCTCTGGTCCAGCCTCATGACCATGGCCGAGATCGGCAAAACGCCGGGCGGCGGGGTGCGCCGCCTCGCCCTCAGCGACGAGG is part of the bacterium genome and harbors:
- a CDS encoding branched-chain amino acid ABC transporter permease, which gives rise to MTFYLLQALNGCAYGMLLFLLAAGLSLIFGLMEIVNLAHGGFYLLGAYLGLSIFRWTGSFWLALAIAPLITGGAGFLLEWPFLRPLYRRTHLDQILLTFGFAFVLTDLTRWLWGADVQSLPAPRGLDQSVVILGTLFPAYRLFVIGAGAALALGLWLGLVRSRLGAVVRAGVANREMTQALGIDVAAVFTGVFVFGTALAGLAGVAAAPILGVFPGVDFDILIVTLIVVVVGGLGTFSGAFWGSLLIGEADTFGKVLVPQAALVVIYLVMAAVLLARPAGLFGGRAR
- a CDS encoding branched-chain amino acid ABC transporter permease, with the translated sequence MNRAPGARAFLPASGIRGGRRLVLLVVAAALLLVPLTGSRFAATTLTEMLVFAIFAMSLDLLVGYTGLVSLGHAAPFGVAAYTVALLSTHGTAALAATLPAALVAGTAAAALIGVFALRAAGVYFLMLTLAFAQMAFAVAHEWAGVTGGTNGLSGIPRPALPAADLGGAVPFYYLVLLLAGLAAVVLARITRSPFGAALAGVRENEARMRAMGYDTFRLKMAAFVIAGAAAALSGALYAYYNGFVSPDVLYWTTSGQVLVMVLLGGAGTLAGPAAGAAAVLLLQNLASSYTERWTLILGAAFILVVLAAPSGLAGVAARLGGPLRRLRAANPGAGPLPPAPSEGAAR
- a CDS encoding ABC transporter ATP-binding protein — translated: MDAILAIERLTRRFGGLVALRDVSLSVVPGERHAVIGPNGAGKTTLFNVVSGELAPTSGRVSLLGSGITGLPSHEIARRGLARTFQRNNLLFSLTALENVRLAAQACTPATRRLFTPVHRLPHLEERARVLLDRMDLADRAAAPARSLSYGEQRQLEVAIALAGRPKVLLLDEPTSGMSPAETARMTALLDRLGREQTVVIIEHDMDVVFALADRITVLYLGEVIASGTPEAVRADPRVQEVYLGTGEGLEG
- a CDS encoding ABC transporter ATP-binding protein, producing MLDLDAVHTYYGESHVLQGVSLQVEAGRIVCLVGRNGAGKTTTVRTVMGFTPPRSGRILYDGRPITGTPPHRVARLGIALVPQGRGIFPDLTVRQHLTLARRPNGWSADRAAARFPILQERGGQPAGLLSGGEQQMLAIARALTMAPRLVVLDEPSDGLAPLFVARVRDILREMRAEGLGVLLVEQNLALARAVADRLYVLNKGRVVFEGAPADLDAAPDVRAQYLGV
- a CDS encoding Zn-dependent alcohol dehydrogenase, with the protein product MKTRAAVLFEVGARLEIRDVEVKPPQAGEVLVRMAAGGVCHTDLHVMTGHLPAPLPAVLGHEGAGIVAEVGPGVGSLRPGDHVIPLWRLSCGECEYCTGGRPALCPAGTEIRRTGCFADGTTRFALADRELKHFCGVSAFSEFSVIPERALLKIPDDLPLDRAALFGCAVICGVGAVVNAARVKPGSSVAVFGAGGVGLNVVQGAALAGAAQIIAVDLLDGKLEYARRFGATHTVNASSADPVEQVRALTGGRGVDYAFEAIGIPAVMRQAYDTLAKRGTAVVVGVTPMAAEVSVPVMSLVFEERTLTGSLYGASRPRTDIPMLIDLYRAGKLKIDELLTRTYPFEEINEAYGALERGEVARTVVIF